In a single window of the Deinococcus cellulosilyticus NBRC 106333 = KACC 11606 genome:
- a CDS encoding acyl carrier protein, whose product MNKNEFFALLEEILETEPGSLKDDTDLQSVGWDSLADVSFIAAVDNKFGMTLDPNQLSKSQTVQDLLNLVGDKVGS is encoded by the coding sequence ATGAACAAAAACGAGTTTTTTGCTCTGCTGGAAGAGATTTTGGAGACCGAGCCCGGGTCTCTTAAAGATGACACAGACCTTCAATCTGTGGGCTGGGACTCCCTGGCCGATGTGAGTTTTATTGCTGCTGTAGACAACAAATTTGGGATGACACTGGACCCCAATCAGCTCTCAAAGAGCCAAACCGTGCAGGATTTGCTGAATCTGGTGGGCGATAAAGTGGGGAGTTGA
- a CDS encoding acetyltransferase: MSRLVIVGAGGFGREVYAWVMQTPEFVEQHDIKQIAFVDNNLKATEGYGEYPSVIGGVEEFQPGRDDVLLCAVGNPFIRQKLVETLKARGGRFVTFVHRSAIIGLHNVLGEGSIVCPNSVLTVNITVGQFVILNVGSLLGHDVQIGDFVTLSPHCDLTGGVHVGSFCQFGTGVRVIPGIKIAEDVKVGAGSVVIRNVEARTAVFGFPAKKIPRRS; this comes from the coding sequence ATGAGTAGATTGGTGATTGTTGGAGCTGGAGGTTTTGGGCGTGAAGTCTATGCCTGGGTGATGCAGACTCCAGAATTTGTTGAGCAGCATGACATCAAACAGATTGCTTTTGTTGACAACAACCTGAAGGCCACCGAAGGTTATGGAGAGTACCCTTCCGTCATCGGTGGGGTAGAAGAGTTCCAGCCGGGGCGAGACGATGTCCTCCTTTGTGCCGTCGGCAATCCATTTATTCGGCAAAAACTGGTGGAAACACTGAAAGCCCGTGGAGGACGGTTTGTCACATTTGTCCACCGTTCAGCCATCATTGGACTGCACAATGTGCTGGGTGAAGGCAGCATTGTCTGTCCCAACAGCGTGCTGACCGTCAACATCACTGTTGGGCAATTTGTGATCCTCAATGTGGGTTCATTGCTGGGACACGACGTCCAGATCGGAGATTTCGTCACTCTCAGTCCCCACTGTGACCTGACAGGTGGCGTGCATGTGGGCAGCTTCTGTCAGTTTGGTACAGGAGTTCGAGTGATTCCTGGCATCAAAATTGCTGAAGACGTCAAAGTGGGGGCTGGCAGTGTGGTGATTCGCAACGTTGAGGCCCGTACAGCGGTTTTTGGGTTTCCCGCCAAGAAAATTCCAAGAAGGTCCTGA
- a CDS encoding 3-oxoacyl-ACP synthase III family protein produces the protein MPTYAYIHDIAYYLPEKVLDNAALSQEFPEWSVQKISSKTGIDRRHIAAPDEFASDMAVQAAERLFERYDRQKIDYVLLCTQSPDYFLPTTACIVQERLGLRTDIGALDFNLGCSGYVYGLGLAKSLIETGQASNVLLLTSEAYSKFIHPADKSVRTIFGDAASATVICGTEAESPFLSDFRYGSDGSGYKNLIVPNGGLRGQASADEKFSPQKRNLSSNGYDLFMDGPEIFNFTLRVVPETISKVLNSTAKNLEDIDLFVFHQANRYMMEHLRNKLGIPSEKFAVYLEECGNTVSSTIPITLHHAKETGQLQNDMNLMLVGFGVGLSWGGCMVRWRS, from the coding sequence ATGCCAACCTACGCATACATCCACGACATCGCATATTACCTTCCTGAAAAAGTGCTGGACAATGCTGCACTGAGCCAGGAATTTCCTGAGTGGAGTGTTCAGAAGATCTCCAGCAAGACCGGAATTGATCGTCGACACATCGCAGCTCCGGATGAGTTTGCTTCTGACATGGCTGTGCAGGCAGCGGAACGTCTGTTTGAGCGGTATGATCGCCAGAAGATTGATTATGTTCTGCTGTGCACCCAGAGCCCGGATTATTTCCTGCCCACCACCGCTTGCATTGTTCAAGAGCGTCTGGGATTGCGGACAGACATTGGTGCGCTGGATTTCAACCTCGGTTGCTCTGGATACGTCTATGGTCTGGGGCTGGCCAAGAGCCTGATTGAGACAGGTCAGGCCAGCAATGTCCTGCTGCTGACTTCTGAAGCCTACAGCAAGTTCATCCATCCTGCGGACAAATCTGTGCGAACCATTTTTGGAGACGCTGCTTCAGCCACCGTGATCTGTGGCACAGAAGCAGAAAGTCCGTTCCTCTCGGATTTTCGCTACGGTTCTGATGGATCGGGTTACAAAAATTTGATTGTGCCCAATGGTGGACTCAGGGGACAGGCTTCTGCAGATGAAAAATTCAGCCCTCAGAAGCGAAACCTGTCAAGCAACGGCTATGACCTGTTCATGGATGGCCCAGAGATATTCAATTTCACCCTGCGTGTGGTGCCTGAAACCATTTCCAAAGTTTTAAACAGTACCGCCAAAAACTTAGAAGACATTGATTTGTTTGTCTTTCATCAGGCCAATCGGTACATGATGGAACACCTCAGAAACAAACTGGGCATTCCATCAGAAAAATTCGCCGTTTATCTTGAGGAATGTGGAAACACCGTTTCTTCCACCATTCCCATCACCCTGCACCATGCCAAGGAAACTGGACAACTGCAAAACGACATGAACCTCATGCTGGTCGGATTTGGCGTTGGACTCTCCTGGGGTGGTTGCATGGTGCGTTGGAGGTCCTGA
- a CDS encoding DegT/DnrJ/EryC1/StrS family aminotransferase, giving the protein MLLSHLPSWPHFTEDEVQAVSQVLQSGKVNYWTGQEARKFEDEYAEHLGVKHAIALHNGTLALELALYAFGIGQGDEVITTPRTFIASASAAVMRGAIPVLADVDPISQNITAETIRPLITPRTRAIIVVHLAGWPADMDPILALAAEHDLVVIEDCAQAHGAFYKGKPVGSMGHAGAFSFCQDKILTTGGEGGLLALNDTEVWKKAWAYKDHGKSYDAVYHREHAPGFRWLHESFGTNWRMLEVQAAIGRLQLKKLPGWIEKRRQHAAALNQRLSRWDAFRLTLPPEEVQHAYYKYYVFVRPECLNEGWSRDRIMQEVSARGVPCLSGSCSEIYLEKAFKDSGYGPEGRLPVARELGETSLMLLVHPTLSELDIQHFADVVDEVMQVASQ; this is encoded by the coding sequence GTGTTGTTAAGTCACCTGCCATCTTGGCCCCACTTTACTGAAGACGAAGTCCAGGCTGTTTCTCAGGTGTTGCAATCTGGGAAAGTGAACTACTGGACCGGTCAGGAAGCCCGCAAATTTGAAGATGAATATGCGGAGCATCTGGGTGTCAAGCACGCCATTGCCCTGCACAATGGAACCCTTGCTCTGGAACTCGCCCTTTATGCTTTCGGAATTGGTCAGGGAGATGAGGTGATCACCACACCCCGCACTTTTATTGCATCAGCCAGTGCTGCTGTGATGCGAGGAGCCATTCCGGTGCTGGCCGATGTGGACCCCATCTCTCAGAACATCACTGCAGAGACCATTCGGCCCCTGATCACCCCCAGAACCCGTGCCATCATCGTGGTTCATCTGGCCGGATGGCCTGCTGACATGGACCCCATCCTGGCCCTGGCGGCAGAGCATGACCTGGTGGTCATTGAAGATTGCGCCCAGGCCCATGGGGCGTTTTACAAAGGCAAGCCCGTGGGCAGCATGGGGCATGCCGGTGCTTTCTCCTTCTGTCAGGACAAGATCCTCACGACTGGAGGAGAAGGTGGACTTCTGGCCCTCAACGACACAGAAGTCTGGAAGAAAGCCTGGGCTTACAAGGACCATGGCAAATCCTATGATGCGGTCTACCATCGGGAGCACGCTCCAGGATTTCGCTGGCTGCATGAGTCGTTTGGTACCAACTGGAGGATGCTGGAAGTGCAGGCCGCAATTGGACGTCTGCAACTGAAGAAACTGCCAGGATGGATCGAGAAGCGCCGCCAGCACGCAGCAGCCCTCAATCAACGCCTCAGCCGCTGGGACGCCTTCAGATTGACCCTTCCGCCAGAAGAAGTGCAGCACGCATATTACAAGTATTATGTTTTTGTGCGTCCTGAGTGCCTCAACGAAGGATGGTCCAGAGACCGCATCATGCAGGAGGTTTCTGCCAGGGGTGTGCCCTGTCTTTCAGGCTCCTGTTCTGAAATTTATCTGGAAAAAGCTTTCAAAGACAGTGGATATGGCCCTGAGGGGCGTCTGCCTGTGGCCCGTGAACTGGGTGAGACGTCTCTGATGTTGCTGGTGCACCCCACCTTGAGTGAGCTGGACATTCAACATTTTGCGGATGTGGTGGATGAAGTGATGCAGGTGGCCTCACAGTAG
- a CDS encoding SDR family NAD(P)-dependent oxidoreductase has protein sequence MSYTSLREQVVLVTGASSGLGRAIALELSRQGCRVALVGRRQEELARTLHQMEGEGHQLFPWDLSQLDALPELMQQIVAQMGSVDKLVHAAGLHATQPIRILSTEDTQKLYTTNVFAFMFLVKAFRNKRIPKREPSVVALSSVVGTVGQPGVSTYAGTKGALESTIRSFALELAAEGIRVNAVAPGIVQTEMTDQLRKQVGDEQYAKIASLHPLGLGRPEDVAHAVAFLLAQESRWMTGTTLTIDGGYTAQ, from the coding sequence ATGAGCTACACCAGCTTGCGGGAACAGGTGGTGCTGGTGACTGGAGCATCTTCAGGACTGGGCCGGGCCATTGCGCTTGAACTGAGCCGCCAGGGCTGCCGGGTCGCTCTGGTGGGGAGGCGCCAGGAGGAATTGGCACGAACGCTCCACCAGATGGAAGGAGAGGGGCATCAGCTTTTCCCCTGGGACCTGAGCCAGCTTGATGCGTTGCCTGAGCTCATGCAACAGATTGTGGCACAGATGGGAAGTGTGGACAAACTGGTGCACGCAGCAGGTCTCCATGCCACACAACCCATCCGGATTCTCAGCACTGAGGACACACAGAAACTGTACACCACCAATGTCTTTGCCTTCATGTTCCTGGTGAAAGCTTTTCGCAACAAGCGCATTCCCAAGAGGGAGCCCAGTGTGGTGGCCCTGTCTTCTGTGGTGGGAACAGTGGGGCAACCTGGTGTGTCCACATATGCAGGAACCAAGGGCGCTCTGGAAAGCACCATCCGTTCCTTTGCTCTGGAACTTGCAGCAGAGGGCATTCGGGTCAATGCGGTTGCTCCAGGAATTGTGCAGACAGAGATGACAGACCAGTTGCGCAAGCAGGTGGGCGATGAGCAGTATGCAAAAATAGCCTCTTTGCATCCACTGGGACTTGGAAGACCTGAAGATGTGGCCCATGCTGTGGCTTTCTTGCTCGCACAGGAAAGCCGCTGGATGACCGGGACCACTCTGACGATAGATGGGGGGTATACTGCGCAATGA